A part of Amycolatopsis camponoti genomic DNA contains:
- a CDS encoding STAS domain-containing protein has translation MTEHVHTEGSATPVPFGEFRIARMEQGDALVLEVAGDVDTTTAPALVRAAGEALAEKPPLLVVDLTGVEFLASPGLTALLTIHRDAGPGTAVRIVASGRATLRPIQLTGLEESLSLFPTREAALASS, from the coding sequence ATGACGGAGCACGTTCACACTGAGGGCTCGGCCACCCCTGTGCCATTCGGCGAGTTCCGGATCGCCCGAATGGAGCAGGGCGACGCACTCGTCCTCGAGGTGGCCGGGGACGTGGACACGACCACCGCGCCGGCCCTCGTCCGGGCGGCCGGAGAGGCACTGGCCGAAAAACCGCCCCTGCTGGTGGTCGACCTGACCGGGGTGGAGTTCCTCGCCTCGCCCGGGTTGACGGCGCTGCTGACCATCCACCGCGACGCCGGCCCCGGCACCGCGGTGCGGATCGTCGCGTCCGGCCGGGCGACGTTGCGCCCGATCCAGCTGACCGGGCTCGAGGAGAGCCTTTCGCTGTTCCCGACCCGGGAAGCGGCGCTGGCCTCGTCCTGA
- a CDS encoding ATP-binding protein, translating to MTDPLPPGAPAPPATFHRRTAAVANRLPELRGALADWLGTLGLSEERQEDVVLAGYEAMANSAEHAYRDRDAGTIDVHAEALNGRLTVTVTDYGAWRAPTATNGLRGRGLLLIDSLADHSVQVHREDGTTVTMTWLSGG from the coding sequence ATGACGGACCCTCTCCCCCCGGGAGCGCCCGCGCCCCCGGCGACGTTCCACCGGCGCACCGCCGCCGTGGCGAACCGGCTGCCGGAGCTGCGCGGGGCACTCGCGGACTGGCTGGGCACGCTCGGGCTGAGCGAAGAACGCCAGGAGGACGTCGTCCTCGCGGGCTACGAAGCGATGGCCAACTCCGCCGAGCACGCGTACCGCGACCGGGACGCGGGCACGATCGACGTGCACGCCGAGGCGCTGAACGGCCGCTTGACGGTGACGGTCACCGACTACGGCGCCTGGCGCGCCCCGACCGCGACGAACGGGTTGCGGGGACGCGGCCTGCTGCTCATCGACAGCCTCGCCGACCACAGCGTGCAGGTGCACCGCGAAGACGGCACGACGGTCACGATGACCTGGCTTTCCGGCGGTTGA
- a CDS encoding SpoIIE family protein phosphatase, which produces MSVGEESGQRAAFPGTSQMAARMREFDWTSSPLGNPADWPASLTTAVRICLSSRFPMIVWWGPELRFLYNDAYLPLLGTKHPALDKPGARVWGEIWHIIGPMLDSVMTTGEATWSEDLLLPMNRHGYWEETYWTYSYSPVYDDDGAVRAVFTAVTDTTERVIGERRMATLRELGAQAGIARTVGEACELVADVLGRAGADVPYAAIHVRGDDGELALAAVTPGEAGHAGGWPLREVLADGTARTVADLTAAFGELPSGEWSTPPTEAMVLPLPGAPGTAASGVVVLAASAGRALDESYRTFLGLVAQQTAALVNGALAYQAQQRRAEELSALDAAKTTFFANISHEFRTPLTLILGPVAELDKTLGDADERVREEIAVIHRNALRLGRLVNNLLDFSRIEAGRMQARFEPVDLAAFTAELASVFRAAVERAGLRFEVGCHPLGRPVHVDRGMWEKVVLNLLSNAVKYTFEGEIGVRTALDGEHAVVTVSDTGIGIEPAELPRLFERFHRIPSARARSNEGSGIGLALVRELVGMHGGTVTAESIPEAGTTFRIRLPLGTAHLPPEHVAPAPSAAGIAAETAEPYVQEALRWLPEGEPAPDVAPGSATGARVLVADDNADMRDYLLRLLREDYTVTTVRDGVEALAAASAEPPDLIISDVMMPRLDGLGLLAALRRDPRTAAVPVVLLSARAGQEASVDGLSAGADDYLVKPFSALELLARVRTIIRLARLRTQHARWRAAMIDSLQEGFFVCDGDGRVVELNAACTELLGFEPDGAPYAPPHPWWPGREADPDAYRQVADAFARARDEPAGSFVLPLRHRDGHRVWAAVAYNELHDDEGSRRFVGTIRDVTAERYAVQRENALAAMNQRLAGVSGVPDALHTALDLMRELWQAERVLAVTWPHDGEPELTSTDPGDRLWTGLAAPLRAKLDEVRSLPALHATAAGSGVGASLDHPGGRLTLWVEPDPRRPLGTEDRTLLALLAGTVAHALRRAHRDDRQREVAIALQRSILGPALLPDGFAVRYEPANPPLEVGGDWYDVVPLAGDRIGIVVGDCVGRGLAAAAVMGQLRSACRALLLEANGPAHTLTTLDRFADRLPGALCTTVFCGVLDPATGTLTYSSAGHPPATLVHRDGTAEFLDAGGSVPLAVRIPAVRPEATAVVPVGSLLMLYTDGLVERRRESLDDGIDRATSVAHDARDADLTDLAATLMGRLRPADGYEDDVALLLYRRSVPPLELDFPAHPDSLASTRHWLRAWLGTASLGEDLAQDVLVATGEACANAVEHAYPEAAGNAHLSARFAGPRLVVTVSDRGHWKRPPPDNRVLRGRGMPMMEALADAVAVRHDEHGTTVMLEWRLGS; this is translated from the coding sequence ATGAGCGTCGGCGAGGAATCGGGCCAGCGCGCCGCCTTTCCGGGAACCAGCCAGATGGCCGCCCGGATGCGGGAGTTCGACTGGACGTCGTCACCGCTCGGGAACCCGGCGGACTGGCCGGCCAGCCTGACCACGGCCGTGCGGATCTGCCTCAGCTCGCGCTTCCCGATGATCGTCTGGTGGGGTCCCGAGCTCCGGTTCCTCTACAACGACGCCTACCTGCCGCTGCTCGGCACCAAGCACCCGGCGCTGGACAAGCCGGGCGCGCGGGTCTGGGGCGAGATCTGGCACATCATCGGCCCGATGCTCGACAGCGTGATGACCACCGGCGAGGCGACCTGGTCGGAGGACCTGCTGCTGCCGATGAACCGGCACGGCTACTGGGAAGAGACCTACTGGACCTACTCCTACAGCCCGGTGTACGACGACGACGGCGCCGTGCGTGCCGTGTTCACCGCGGTCACCGACACCACCGAGCGCGTGATCGGCGAACGCCGGATGGCGACCCTGCGCGAGCTCGGCGCTCAGGCCGGCATCGCCCGCACGGTCGGCGAAGCCTGCGAGCTGGTCGCCGACGTGCTCGGGCGGGCCGGCGCCGACGTCCCCTACGCCGCGATCCACGTCCGCGGCGACGACGGTGAGCTCGCCCTCGCGGCCGTCACCCCCGGCGAGGCCGGGCACGCCGGCGGCTGGCCGCTCCGGGAAGTGCTCGCCGACGGCACCGCGCGCACCGTGGCCGACCTGACGGCGGCCTTCGGCGAGCTGCCCTCGGGCGAGTGGTCGACCCCGCCCACCGAGGCGATGGTTCTGCCGCTGCCCGGCGCCCCCGGCACCGCCGCGAGCGGCGTGGTCGTGCTCGCGGCGAGCGCCGGGCGTGCGCTCGACGAGTCCTACCGGACGTTCCTCGGGCTGGTCGCCCAGCAGACCGCGGCGCTGGTCAACGGCGCGCTCGCGTACCAGGCCCAGCAGCGGCGCGCCGAAGAGCTGAGCGCGCTGGACGCGGCGAAGACCACCTTCTTCGCCAACATCAGCCACGAGTTCCGGACGCCGCTGACGCTGATCCTCGGCCCGGTCGCCGAGCTGGACAAGACGCTCGGCGACGCCGACGAGCGCGTCCGCGAGGAGATCGCCGTCATCCACCGCAACGCGCTGCGGCTGGGCCGGCTGGTGAACAACCTGCTCGACTTCTCGCGGATCGAAGCCGGCCGGATGCAGGCCCGCTTCGAACCGGTGGACCTCGCCGCGTTCACCGCGGAGCTGGCGAGCGTGTTCCGCGCCGCCGTCGAACGGGCCGGGCTGCGGTTCGAGGTCGGCTGCCACCCGCTGGGCCGCCCGGTGCACGTCGACCGCGGGATGTGGGAGAAGGTCGTCCTCAACCTGCTGTCCAACGCGGTCAAGTACACCTTCGAGGGCGAGATCGGGGTCCGCACCGCCCTGGACGGCGAGCACGCCGTGGTCACCGTGTCCGACACCGGGATCGGGATCGAGCCCGCCGAGCTGCCCCGGCTGTTCGAGCGGTTCCACCGGATCCCGTCGGCGCGGGCGCGCTCGAACGAGGGCAGCGGGATCGGCCTGGCCCTGGTGCGCGAGCTCGTCGGCATGCACGGCGGCACCGTCACCGCCGAGAGCATCCCCGAAGCCGGCACGACGTTCCGGATCCGGCTGCCGCTCGGCACCGCCCACCTGCCGCCCGAACACGTCGCGCCGGCGCCGTCGGCGGCCGGGATCGCCGCGGAGACCGCCGAGCCGTACGTGCAGGAGGCCCTGCGCTGGCTGCCGGAGGGAGAGCCGGCTCCCGACGTCGCCCCCGGGTCGGCGACGGGCGCCCGGGTGCTGGTCGCCGACGACAACGCCGACATGCGCGACTACCTCCTGCGGCTGCTGCGCGAGGACTACACGGTGACCACCGTGCGCGACGGCGTCGAGGCGCTCGCCGCAGCGTCGGCCGAGCCGCCCGACCTGATCATCAGCGACGTGATGATGCCGCGCCTCGACGGCCTGGGCCTGCTCGCCGCGTTGCGCCGCGACCCGCGCACCGCCGCCGTACCCGTGGTGCTGCTGTCCGCCCGCGCCGGCCAGGAGGCTTCCGTCGACGGGCTGTCCGCCGGGGCCGACGACTACCTCGTGAAGCCGTTCTCCGCGCTGGAGCTGCTCGCCCGCGTCCGCACGATCATCCGGCTGGCCCGGCTGCGGACGCAGCACGCCCGGTGGCGCGCGGCGATGATCGACTCCCTGCAGGAGGGCTTCTTCGTCTGCGATGGCGACGGGCGGGTCGTCGAGCTGAACGCCGCGTGCACCGAGCTGCTCGGCTTCGAGCCCGACGGAGCCCCCTACGCGCCGCCGCACCCGTGGTGGCCGGGCCGGGAGGCCGACCCCGACGCGTACCGGCAGGTCGCCGACGCCTTCGCCCGGGCGCGGGACGAGCCCGCCGGGAGCTTCGTGCTGCCGCTGCGGCACCGCGACGGCCACCGGGTGTGGGCCGCGGTCGCCTACAACGAGCTGCACGACGACGAGGGCAGCCGCCGGTTCGTCGGCACGATCCGCGACGTCACCGCGGAGCGCTACGCCGTGCAGCGGGAGAACGCGCTCGCCGCCATGAACCAGCGCCTCGCCGGGGTCAGCGGGGTGCCGGACGCGCTGCACACCGCGTTGGACCTGATGCGCGAGCTGTGGCAGGCCGAGCGGGTGCTCGCGGTGACCTGGCCGCACGACGGCGAGCCGGAGCTGACGTCCACCGACCCCGGCGACCGGCTGTGGACCGGCCTCGCCGCGCCGCTGCGCGCGAAGCTCGACGAAGTGCGCTCGCTCCCGGCGTTGCACGCGACCGCGGCGGGGAGCGGGGTCGGCGCGAGCCTCGACCACCCCGGCGGCCGGCTGACGCTCTGGGTCGAACCGGACCCCCGCCGCCCGCTCGGCACCGAGGACCGGACGCTGCTGGCGCTGCTGGCCGGGACGGTCGCGCACGCCCTGCGCCGCGCCCACCGCGACGACCGGCAGCGCGAGGTCGCCATCGCGCTGCAGCGCTCGATCCTCGGTCCGGCCCTGCTGCCCGACGGCTTCGCGGTGCGCTACGAACCGGCGAACCCGCCGCTGGAAGTCGGCGGCGACTGGTACGACGTCGTCCCGCTGGCCGGCGACCGGATCGGCATCGTCGTCGGCGACTGCGTCGGCCGGGGGCTCGCCGCGGCCGCGGTGATGGGCCAGCTGCGCAGTGCGTGCCGCGCGCTGCTGCTGGAGGCCAACGGCCCGGCGCACACCCTGACCACGCTCGACCGATTCGCCGACCGGCTGCCGGGTGCCTTGTGCACCACCGTTTTCTGCGGGGTCCTCGACCCCGCCACCGGCACGCTGACCTACAGCAGCGCCGGGCACCCACCGGCCACGCTGGTGCACCGCGACGGCACGGCGGAGTTCCTCGACGCGGGCGGCAGCGTGCCGCTCGCGGTCCGCATCCCCGCCGTGCGCCCGGAGGCCACGGCGGTCGTCCCGGTCGGCTCGCTGCTGATGCTCTACACCGACGGTCTCGTCGAGCGCCGCCGCGAGTCGCTGGACGACGGCATCGACCGGGCCACCTCGGTCGCCCACGACGCGCGGGACGCCGACCTCACCGACCTGGCGGCCACGCTGATGGGCCGGCTCCGGCCGGCGGACGGCTACGAGGACGACGTCGCGCTGCTGCTCTACCGCCGCTCGGTGCCGCCGCTGGAGCTGGACTTCCCGGCGCACCCGGACAGCCTCGCCTCGACGCGCCACTGGCTGCGCGCGTGGCTGGGCACGGCCTCGCTCGGGGAGGACCTCGCGCAGGACGTGCTCGTCGCCACCGGCGAAGCCTGCGCGAACGCCGTCGAGCACGCCTACCCCGAAGCGGCGGGCAACGCGCACCTTTCGGCCCGCTTCGCCGGTCCGCGCCTGGTCGTCACGGTGTCCGACCGCGGCCACTGGAAGCGGCCGCCGCCGGACAACCGGGTACTGCGCGGCCGCGGGATGCCGATGATGGAAGCCCTCGCCGACGCGGTCGCGGTCCGCCACGACGAACACGGCACCACCGTCATGCTGGAATGGAGACTCGGTTCGTGA
- a CDS encoding SDR family oxidoreductase has translation MKIVLITGASSGIGHATALRLAREGHHVVLGARREDRLTALAKEIHDAGGTADVHRLDVTDRAEVAAFADAAVAAHGRLDVFVANAGVMPLSRLDSLHVDEWDRMLDVNVRGLLHGIAAVLPHFRRQGGGHFVTIASTGAHEVVPTAAVYCATKYAARAITEGLRLEADPGIRVTTVSPGVVESELADTITEPGAREAMRTYRAVTLPPDTIAGAISYAIGQPDGVDVNEVIVRPTAQR, from the coding sequence GTGAAGATCGTTCTCATCACCGGTGCCAGCAGCGGCATCGGGCACGCCACGGCGCTGCGGCTGGCCCGCGAAGGCCACCACGTCGTGCTCGGCGCCCGGCGGGAAGACCGGCTGACCGCGCTGGCGAAGGAGATCCACGACGCCGGGGGCACCGCCGACGTGCACCGCCTCGACGTCACCGACCGCGCGGAGGTCGCCGCCTTCGCCGATGCCGCCGTGGCGGCGCACGGCCGGCTCGACGTGTTCGTCGCCAACGCCGGCGTGATGCCGTTGTCCCGCCTGGACTCCCTGCACGTCGACGAGTGGGACCGGATGCTCGACGTCAACGTCCGCGGCCTGCTCCACGGGATCGCCGCGGTACTGCCGCACTTCCGGCGCCAAGGCGGCGGGCACTTCGTGACGATCGCCTCCACCGGCGCGCACGAGGTCGTGCCGACGGCCGCGGTCTACTGCGCCACGAAGTACGCGGCCCGCGCGATCACCGAAGGCCTGCGCCTGGAGGCCGACCCCGGCATCCGCGTCACGACCGTGTCGCCGGGCGTCGTCGAGTCGGAGCTGGCCGACACCATCACCGAGCCCGGTGCGCGCGAAGCCATGCGCACCTACCGCGCGGTGACGCTGCCGCCGGACACCATCGCCGGGGCGATCTCGTACGCGATCGGGCAGCCCGACGGCGTCGACGTGAACGAGGTCATCGTGCGCCCGACCGCGCAGCGGTGA
- a CDS encoding NAD(P)H-hydrate dehydratase, translating to MRDRLIGTGDRGTVLVLGGARTVPGAPALSGTAALRAGAGTLQLAVSERHAVAIGVSVPESSVYGLPETESGAIGAGAVDRLAEVLPGVGTLVVGPGLTGAGETEDLLRRLVPALAPDARVVLDAFALGALSRAPELAKPLAGRLVLTPNRTEAAFLDDRAEEDVDDLETAVRIADRYDAVVLLMGVIAEPGGRTWRDGSGHVGLATSGSGDVLAGLTGGFLARGADLGQAACWATHVHAVAGQRLIPDTGSTGLLARELVAEIPRVIAELER from the coding sequence TTGCGGGACAGGCTGATCGGCACCGGGGACCGCGGAACGGTGCTCGTGCTCGGCGGCGCCCGGACGGTGCCGGGCGCGCCGGCGCTGTCCGGCACCGCCGCCCTGCGCGCCGGCGCCGGCACGCTGCAGCTCGCGGTCAGCGAACGGCACGCGGTCGCGATCGGCGTCTCGGTCCCCGAGTCCTCGGTGTACGGGCTGCCCGAGACCGAGTCCGGCGCGATCGGTGCCGGCGCCGTCGACCGGCTCGCCGAGGTGCTTCCCGGCGTCGGCACCCTCGTCGTCGGTCCCGGCCTCACCGGCGCCGGGGAAACCGAAGACCTGCTGCGCCGCTTGGTGCCCGCCCTCGCCCCGGACGCCCGGGTGGTGCTCGACGCGTTCGCGCTCGGGGCGCTCAGCCGGGCCCCCGAACTGGCGAAACCCCTGGCGGGCCGGCTCGTGCTGACGCCGAACCGGACCGAAGCCGCGTTCCTCGACGACCGCGCCGAAGAGGACGTCGACGACCTCGAGACCGCGGTCCGGATCGCGGATCGCTACGACGCGGTCGTGCTGCTGATGGGCGTGATCGCCGAGCCGGGCGGGCGCACCTGGCGCGACGGCAGCGGCCACGTCGGGCTGGCGACATCCGGCAGCGGTGACGTCCTGGCCGGGCTGACCGGCGGTTTCCTCGCCCGCGGGGCGGACCTCGGCCAGGCCGCCTGCTGGGCGACGCACGTCCACGCCGTGGCGGGCCAGCGGCTGATCCCGGACACCGGGAGCACCGGCCTGCTCGCGCGCGAGCTGGTCGCCGAGATCCCCCGGGTGATCGCGGAGCTGGAACGCTGA
- a CDS encoding STAS domain-containing protein, with the protein MADTDETGNTLGDAASSAGAVALEDRDGTAVLRVDGDLDLALAPKLRQLAERAARLGPAVLVIDLTGVTFLASAGMAELVRAHRGRTVSTSLRVVATGRITLRPLELTRLTDELAIYPSLSEALATG; encoded by the coding sequence ATGGCCGACACCGACGAGACCGGGAACACCCTCGGCGACGCCGCGAGCTCGGCGGGCGCGGTGGCACTGGAGGACCGGGACGGCACCGCCGTGCTCCGGGTCGACGGGGACCTCGACCTCGCGCTGGCCCCCAAGCTCCGGCAGCTCGCCGAACGCGCCGCCCGCCTCGGGCCCGCGGTCCTCGTCATCGACCTGACCGGGGTGACGTTCCTCGCCTCCGCCGGTATGGCCGAGCTCGTGCGGGCGCACCGCGGGCGGACCGTGTCCACCTCGCTGCGGGTGGTGGCCACCGGCCGGATCACCTTGCGGCCGCTGGAGCTGACCCGGCTGACCGACGAGCTCGCCATCTACCCGTCGCTCTCCGAGGCGCTGGCCACCGGATGA
- a CDS encoding histidine phosphatase family protein, whose translation MSVDLEWVAVLRHGQSTGNVAREEAESAGADVIDVAERDADVPLTDLGREQAKAAGELFAARPPDLVVTSTYRRAWDTARLAAPAGVPIVPDERLRDRELGVLDLLTSHGVRERWPDELRRKRRLGKFYYRPPGGESWADVVLRLRSLLRELSADHPGRRVLLAAHEMTVYALRYLLEGLPEPDLLRVAGSTEIPNGSVTSWERDRDGGFTMVLAQEVGHLRATDTPPTADDDAAEQLS comes from the coding sequence GTGAGCGTCGACTTGGAGTGGGTGGCCGTGCTGCGGCACGGGCAGAGCACCGGGAACGTGGCCAGGGAAGAGGCGGAGTCGGCCGGGGCGGATGTGATCGACGTCGCCGAACGCGACGCCGACGTCCCGCTGACCGACCTGGGCCGGGAACAGGCGAAGGCGGCGGGGGAGCTGTTCGCCGCCCGCCCGCCGGACCTCGTGGTCACCTCGACCTACCGCCGGGCCTGGGACACCGCCCGCCTGGCCGCGCCCGCGGGGGTGCCGATCGTCCCGGACGAGCGGCTGCGCGACCGCGAGCTCGGCGTGCTGGACCTGCTGACGTCGCACGGGGTCCGCGAGCGGTGGCCCGACGAGCTGCGGCGCAAGCGGCGGCTGGGCAAGTTCTACTACCGGCCGCCGGGCGGGGAGTCCTGGGCGGACGTCGTGCTGCGGCTGCGGTCCCTGCTGCGCGAGCTGAGCGCGGACCACCCCGGCCGGCGCGTTCTGCTGGCCGCGCACGAGATGACCGTCTACGCGCTGCGCTACCTCCTCGAAGGGCTGCCGGAACCCGACCTGCTGCGCGTCGCCGGCAGCACCGAAATCCCGAACGGCTCGGTCACCTCCTGGGAGCGCGACCGCGACGGCGGGTTCACCATGGTGCTGGCCCAGGAGGTCGGCCACCTGCGCGCCACCGACACCCCGCCGACGGCGGACGACGATGCCGCCGAGCAGCTCTCCTGA
- a CDS encoding PP2C family protein-serine/threonine phosphatase → MTAPDFAELLDAVRRAFVDGTGTAAATEVRPLDPAEARRVLGDHVAVAVTDRVVLADLLPGREVTAAIAVTGDGHGVLVHTTGEVGGTPSAVAEAVEAATAHLAATVRQLRDEAAVLDAVHSTGRELTAQLDIDRMVQDATDAATRATGAEFGAFFYNLIDELGESYTLYTISGVPRETFDRFPMPRNTAVFAPTFDGDGTVRSPDITRDPRFGKNAPHHGMPAGHLPVCSYLAVPVISPTSEEVLGGFFFGHSRPDRFTARHEYLAEGIAAYSAIALDNARLYERERTLASELSRSMLPVAPSAPGLDVLTRYLPAATGSKVGGDWFDVIRLPSGATAFVIGDVVGHGVTAATVMAQVRTAIRCYALLELPPSEVLRAVSALTGGLFGESFVTCFYAVHRPDDATLTFANAGHLPAILVRPGAAPEEIGEALAQPLGIGTEFPQRSTGFPPGADLVLYTDGLVESRTRDLTLGVEWLLAGIPEVLGAADLGPAWDKLVAELTRGRHDDDIALIHVHHRGEDEV, encoded by the coding sequence ATGACGGCACCGGACTTCGCCGAGCTGCTCGACGCCGTGCGCCGGGCGTTCGTCGACGGCACCGGAACCGCTGCGGCCACCGAAGTCCGGCCCCTCGACCCGGCCGAAGCGCGCCGGGTGCTCGGCGACCACGTCGCGGTCGCCGTGACCGACCGCGTGGTCCTGGCGGATCTGCTGCCCGGCCGCGAGGTCACCGCCGCGATCGCCGTCACCGGCGACGGGCACGGCGTGCTGGTCCACACCACCGGCGAGGTCGGCGGGACACCGTCGGCCGTGGCCGAAGCCGTCGAAGCCGCGACCGCCCACCTGGCGGCCACCGTGCGGCAGCTGCGGGACGAAGCGGCGGTGCTCGACGCGGTGCACTCCACCGGCCGCGAGCTCACCGCGCAGCTCGACATCGACCGGATGGTGCAGGACGCGACCGACGCGGCCACCCGGGCGACCGGCGCCGAGTTCGGCGCGTTCTTCTACAACCTGATCGACGAGCTCGGCGAGTCCTACACGCTGTACACGATTTCGGGGGTGCCGCGGGAGACGTTCGACCGGTTCCCCATGCCGCGCAACACCGCGGTGTTCGCGCCGACGTTCGACGGCGACGGCACCGTCCGCAGCCCCGACATCACGCGGGACCCGCGGTTCGGGAAGAACGCGCCGCACCACGGGATGCCGGCCGGGCACCTGCCCGTGTGCAGCTACCTCGCGGTGCCGGTGATCAGCCCGACCAGCGAAGAGGTACTGGGCGGGTTCTTCTTCGGGCATTCGCGGCCGGACCGGTTCACCGCGCGCCACGAGTACCTCGCCGAAGGCATCGCCGCCTACTCCGCCATCGCGCTCGACAACGCCCGCCTGTACGAGCGCGAGCGCACCCTCGCTTCGGAACTGTCGCGCAGCATGCTGCCGGTCGCGCCCTCGGCGCCGGGCCTCGACGTGCTCACCCGCTACCTGCCCGCGGCGACCGGCAGCAAGGTGGGCGGCGACTGGTTCGACGTCATCCGGCTCCCGTCCGGCGCGACGGCGTTCGTGATCGGCGACGTCGTCGGCCACGGCGTCACGGCCGCGACCGTGATGGCCCAGGTCCGCACGGCCATCCGCTGTTACGCGCTGCTCGAGCTGCCGCCTTCGGAGGTGCTGCGCGCCGTCTCCGCGCTCACCGGCGGGCTGTTCGGCGAAAGCTTCGTCACCTGCTTCTACGCGGTCCACCGGCCGGACGACGCCACGCTGACCTTCGCCAACGCCGGTCACCTGCCGGCGATCCTGGTGCGCCCGGGCGCCGCGCCCGAAGAGATCGGCGAGGCGCTGGCGCAACCGCTGGGCATCGGCACCGAGTTCCCCCAGCGCAGCACCGGGTTCCCGCCGGGGGCCGATCTCGTCCTCTACACCGACGGACTCGTCGAAAGCCGCACGCGCGACCTCACCCTGGGTGTGGAATGGCTCCTGGCGGGCATCCCGGAGGTGCTGGGCGCGGCCGACCTCGGCCCGGCCTGGGACAAGCTGGTCGCGGAGCTGACCCGCGGCCGGCACGACGACGACATCGCGCTGATCCACGTGCACCACCGCGGAGAGGACGAAGTATGA
- a CDS encoding PP2C family protein-serine/threonine phosphatase, whose translation MSRSLDTQDRLRQLEEIIGVPAEHLGLAELLAETLQRLREVMGVDTATVLRYQASGRQLVAFAAAGIEEEVHQGVRVPVGSGFAGRVALERAPVVLDCVDETTVVNSLLWERGLRSLLGVPMLAGSELVGVLHVGVVSPRQFTEPEIATMQLLADRLAMAIQVESLEENRSATMALQRSLLPSSLPDVPGLAFGARYVPGAETGLGGDWYDLFMLPGDRLGVVMGDVSGHGLEAAVIMGRLRSALRAYALDCESPDEVLAKLDRKANHFEHGAMATVAYGIVEPGRDTMALSLAGHLPPVQTAAGGPGRLLDVPADPPIGLTIGQPRRRTTVVELTPGSVLAFYTDGLVERRDRPVDVGMLQLAEALRAGDPERACAQIMASLIGHQAAQDDVALLVIERQVVPAGE comes from the coding sequence ATGTCGCGAAGTCTCGACACCCAGGACCGGCTCCGGCAGCTGGAAGAGATCATCGGCGTGCCCGCCGAGCACCTCGGGCTGGCCGAGCTGCTCGCCGAGACGCTGCAGCGCCTGCGTGAGGTCATGGGCGTCGACACCGCGACCGTGCTGCGGTACCAGGCCAGTGGCCGTCAGCTGGTGGCCTTCGCGGCGGCCGGCATCGAGGAGGAGGTCCACCAGGGCGTGCGGGTGCCGGTCGGCAGCGGCTTCGCCGGCCGGGTGGCGCTCGAGCGCGCGCCCGTCGTCCTCGACTGCGTCGACGAAACCACCGTCGTGAACTCCCTGCTCTGGGAACGGGGACTGCGTTCCCTGCTCGGCGTGCCGATGCTCGCCGGGTCCGAGCTCGTCGGGGTGCTGCACGTCGGCGTCGTCTCGCCCCGGCAGTTCACCGAGCCCGAGATCGCCACGATGCAGCTGCTCGCCGATCGCCTGGCGATGGCGATCCAGGTCGAGTCGCTCGAGGAGAACCGCTCCGCCACCATGGCGCTGCAGCGCAGCCTGCTGCCCAGCAGCCTGCCCGACGTGCCCGGCCTCGCTTTCGGCGCCCGGTACGTGCCCGGCGCGGAAACCGGCCTCGGCGGCGATTGGTACGACCTGTTCATGCTGCCGGGCGACCGGCTCGGCGTCGTGATGGGCGACGTCTCCGGCCACGGACTCGAGGCCGCCGTGATCATGGGACGGCTGCGCAGTGCCCTGCGTGCCTACGCCCTCGACTGCGAAAGCCCGGACGAGGTGCTCGCCAAGCTCGACCGCAAGGCCAACCACTTCGAACACGGCGCGATGGCCACCGTCGCCTACGGGATCGTCGAGCCGGGCCGCGACACCATGGCCCTGTCCCTCGCCGGGCACCTGCCGCCCGTGCAGACCGCGGCCGGCGGACCGGGCCGGCTGCTGGACGTGCCCGCGGACCCCCCGATCGGCTTGACCATCGGGCAGCCCCGGCGGCGCACGACGGTGGTCGAGCTGACACCGGGCAGTGTGCTGGCGTTCTACACCGACGGCCTGGTCGAGCGCCGGGACCGGCCGGTGGACGTGGGGATGCTGCAGCTGGCGGAGGCCCTGCGCGCCGGGGACCCCGAACGGGCCTGCGCGCAGATCATGGCCTCGCTGATCGGCCATCAGGCCGCGCAGGACGACGTCGCCCTGCTGGTCATCGAGCGCCAGGTCGTCCCGGCCGGCGAATGA